One part of the Homo sapiens chromosome 19, GRCh38.p14 Primary Assembly genome encodes these proteins:
- the FFAR2 gene encoding free fatty acid receptor 2 has translation MLPDWKSSLILMAYIIIFLTGLPANLLALRAFVGRIRQPQPAPVHILLLSLTLADLLLLLLLPFKIIEAASNFRWYLPKVVCALTSFGFYSSIYCSTWLLAGISIERYLGVAFPVQYKLSRRPLYGVIAALVAWVMSFGHCTIVIIVQYLNTTEQVRSGNEITCYENFTDNQLDVVLPVRLELCLVLFFIPMAVTIFCYWRFVWIMLSQPLVGAQRRRRAVGLAVVTLLNFLVCFGPYNVSHLVGYHQRKSPWWRSIAVVFSSLNASLDPLLFYFSSSVVRRAFGRGLQVLRNQGSSLLGRRGKDTAEGTNEDRGVGQGEGMPSSDFTTE, from the coding sequence ATGCTGCCGGACTGGAAGAGCTCCTTGATCCTCATGGCTTACATCATCATCTTCCTCACTGGCCTCCCTGCCAACCTCCTGGCCCTGCGGGCCTTTGTGGGGCGGATCCGCCAGCCCCAGCCTGCACCTGTGCACATCCTCCTGCTGAGCCTGACGCTGGCCgacctcctcctgctgctgctgctgcccttcAAGATCATCGAGGCTGCGTCGAACTTCCGCTGGTACCTGCCCAAGGTCGTCTGCGCCCTCACGAGTTTTGGCTTCTACAGCAGCATCTACTGCAGCACGTGGCTCCTGGCGGGCATCAGCATCGAGCGCTACCTGGGAGTGGCTTTCCCCGTGCAGTACAAGCTCTCCCGCCGGCCTCTGTATGGAGTGATTGCAGCTCTGGTGGCCTGGGTTATGTCCTTTGGTCACTGCACCATCGTGATCATCGTTCAATACTTGAACACGACTGAGCAGGTCAGAAGTGGCAATGAAATTACCTGCTACGAGAACTTCACCGATAACCAGTTGGACGTGGTGCTGCCCGTGCGGCTGGAGCTGTGCCTGGTGCTCTTCTTCATCCCCATGGCAGTCACCATCTTCTGCTACTGGCGTTTTGTGTGGATCATGCTCTCCCAGCCCCTTGTGGGGGCCCAGAGGCGGCGCCGAGCCGTGGGGCTGGCTGTGGTGACGCTGCTCAATTTCCTGGTGTGCTTCGGACCTTACAACGTGTCCCACCTGGTGGGGTATCACCAGAGAAAAAGCCCCTGGTGGCGGTCAATAGCCGTGGTGTTCAGTTCACTCAACGCCAGTCTGGACCCCCTGCTCTTCTATTTCTCTTCTTCAGTGGTGCGCAGGGCATTTGGGAGAGGGCTGCAGGTGCTGCGGAATCAGGGCTCCTCCCTGTTGGGACGCAGAGGCAAAGACACAGCAGAGGGGACAAATGAGGACAGGGGTGTGGGTCAAGGAGAAGGGATGCCAAGTTCGGACTTCACTACAGAGTAG